The following coding sequences are from one Candidatus Hydrogenedentota bacterium window:
- a CDS encoding alpha-L-rhamnosidase N-terminal domain-containing protein, protein MRRMGLMMGILMSMHGLAATAAQEDLQASWIWKQRDQYDGYNDTIEARRAFELGEFAGAVLRITADSYYRLFVNDQWVNDGPCRSWPDHYQYDVVDLTPYLRAGANEIRVIAKFFGIGTFHQVPVEAGLLAQLDVTDAQGKTVATVATDGTWEVRDATAWAKWAPKRCVQMDLYEIYDARNENTSAFEPAVVRYAAEAGPWRDLNPRDCPLLTRIPFPMKTFVHAVAVQRPEWDSYVFPTSELARDGVTFANNQCMNTGVYATVIDLAEAASVKFDTDGNRVVVDGDEGMNGRFKLEAGRHFVLVSLTQYFGHWRTDTVLHIEVRAAYTLYNPLEEAAASPWCFARIDGGGFQAADYKWALMSEDEKATVRGRVDQALADAMANAGTLEGFRARFGKTARILDADMVTPDVDGLFKARHPLENAKARVDKPEDMTGDMHGVTVVHPSKGGEVELVYDLGEQNVGFWQFELDAGPGVVVDLAAVEYITPEGRVQHTDRYRNSMRYICKEGENRFTSLVRRSGRYLFVTFRGLTQPAMLRGLRLVESTYPVQAIGRFEASDPRLTRVWEISARTLKLCMEDSFTDCPLYEQTLWVGDARNEGIFGYTAFGAADLARRCAKLTAYSLEKHPVALCQVPSTWETLLPAWSFLWGIMVWDYYFYTGDQQFLAWAYPYVIKNLEGAEQYSDARGLFSAPFWNMFDWTAIDDGHNTVTHNSMFVVGAIDAAIKCGETLGDQEHLDWLRGYRERLVTAINALWDDKRGWYPDSIHNDGAASEKSCIHTGFLSLLYDIVPPERHDDVLAKVLNLPEGVTPLGSPFAAMYLFEALEKEGQAEDIVQRIYRYYQPMLDLHSTTVWESFAEGNIGRDEFPTRSHCHAWSSAPIHFLNRIVLGIVPDAPGGTSYRVSPYLCGLDWAKGASASVKGPVEVSWSRTGDVVSIEARAPEGVALHYEPNSSLAGLNVTYNGEESVKD, encoded by the coding sequence ATGCGCAGGATGGGACTGATGATGGGCATTCTCATGTCGATGCATGGACTCGCGGCCACGGCGGCGCAGGAGGATTTGCAGGCATCGTGGATTTGGAAGCAGCGCGACCAATATGACGGATACAACGACACGATTGAGGCCCGGCGGGCCTTTGAACTCGGCGAGTTCGCCGGAGCGGTGCTGCGCATTACGGCGGACAGCTACTACCGGCTGTTTGTCAATGACCAATGGGTTAACGACGGGCCTTGCCGCAGTTGGCCGGACCATTATCAGTACGATGTCGTCGACCTGACGCCTTATCTCCGGGCGGGAGCCAATGAAATCCGGGTCATCGCCAAATTCTTCGGTATCGGCACGTTCCACCAGGTGCCCGTCGAAGCGGGGTTGCTGGCGCAACTCGACGTGACCGACGCCCAAGGCAAGACGGTGGCCACGGTCGCCACGGACGGAACCTGGGAAGTCCGCGACGCCACGGCATGGGCCAAGTGGGCGCCGAAACGGTGCGTCCAGATGGACCTCTACGAAATCTATGACGCCCGAAACGAAAATACGAGCGCGTTCGAACCCGCGGTAGTCCGTTATGCCGCGGAAGCGGGACCCTGGCGCGATTTGAACCCGCGCGACTGCCCGTTGCTGACCCGTATCCCGTTCCCGATGAAGACATTCGTGCACGCGGTGGCCGTCCAGCGGCCGGAATGGGACTCCTATGTCTTTCCCACTTCCGAACTGGCGCGCGACGGCGTCACGTTCGCAAACAATCAGTGCATGAACACGGGCGTGTACGCGACCGTGATAGACCTTGCCGAAGCGGCTTCGGTCAAGTTCGACACGGATGGGAACCGCGTTGTTGTGGACGGCGACGAGGGCATGAACGGGCGGTTCAAGCTGGAAGCCGGCCGTCATTTCGTGCTGGTGTCGCTCACGCAGTATTTCGGGCATTGGCGCACGGACACGGTGCTCCACATCGAAGTGCGCGCCGCGTATACGCTGTATAACCCCCTGGAGGAAGCAGCAGCGTCGCCGTGGTGCTTCGCGCGGATCGACGGGGGCGGCTTCCAGGCGGCGGACTACAAGTGGGCGCTGATGAGTGAAGACGAGAAGGCCACCGTACGCGGGCGCGTCGATCAGGCCCTTGCGGACGCCATGGCGAACGCCGGGACGCTGGAAGGATTCCGCGCGCGCTTCGGGAAGACGGCCCGCATCCTCGACGCGGACATGGTCACTCCGGACGTGGACGGGCTGTTCAAGGCGCGCCATCCGCTGGAGAACGCCAAGGCGCGCGTGGACAAGCCGGAGGACATGACGGGCGATATGCACGGGGTGACCGTCGTGCACCCGTCGAAGGGGGGCGAGGTCGAACTCGTTTACGACCTGGGCGAGCAGAACGTGGGATTCTGGCAGTTCGAGCTGGATGCCGGGCCGGGCGTCGTCGTCGATTTGGCCGCGGTCGAATACATCACGCCCGAGGGCCGGGTGCAGCACACAGACCGCTATCGCAACAGCATGCGCTATATCTGCAAGGAAGGCGAGAACCGCTTCACCAGCCTGGTGCGCCGGTCCGGCCGCTACCTGTTTGTGACCTTCCGCGGCCTGACCCAGCCCGCAATGCTGCGCGGGCTGCGCCTCGTCGAGTCCACCTACCCCGTGCAAGCCATCGGGCGTTTCGAGGCCTCGGACCCGCGCCTCACGCGCGTCTGGGAAATCTCCGCGCGCACGCTCAAACTCTGCATGGAGGACTCCTTCACCGACTGCCCCCTCTATGAACAGACGTTGTGGGTCGGCGACGCGCGCAACGAGGGCATCTTCGGTTACACGGCGTTCGGCGCGGCGGATCTGGCGCGGCGCTGCGCGAAATTGACGGCCTATTCGCTCGAAAAACACCCGGTCGCGTTGTGCCAGGTGCCGTCCACGTGGGAAACCCTGCTGCCCGCATGGAGCTTTCTCTGGGGGATTATGGTCTGGGATTACTACTTCTACACCGGCGACCAGCAATTCCTGGCGTGGGCGTATCCCTACGTCATCAAGAATCTCGAGGGCGCGGAGCAGTACAGCGACGCGCGCGGCCTGTTCAGCGCGCCCTTCTGGAACATGTTCGACTGGACCGCGATCGACGACGGCCACAACACCGTCACACACAACAGCATGTTTGTCGTGGGCGCGATCGACGCCGCCATCAAATGCGGCGAAACACTCGGAGACCAGGAACACCTCGACTGGCTGCGCGGCTATCGCGAGCGGCTTGTCACGGCCATCAACGCGCTCTGGGACGACAAGCGCGGCTGGTATCCGGACAGCATCCACAACGACGGCGCCGCAAGCGAGAAGTCCTGCATCCACACCGGATTCTTGAGTCTGCTCTACGACATCGTGCCGCCGGAACGTCATGACGATGTGCTGGCGAAAGTCCTGAATCTGCCGGAAGGCGTGACGCCGCTCGGCTCGCCCTTCGCGGCGATGTATCTGTTCGAGGCGCTTGAAAAGGAAGGCCAGGCGGAAGATATCGTCCAGCGCATTTACCGCTACTATCAGCCGATGCTCGATCTCCACTCGACCACGGTCTGGGAGTCCTTCGCCGAGGGCAACATCGGCCGTGACGAATTCCCGACGCGCAGTCACTGCCATGCGTGGTCGTCCGCGCCGATCCATTTCCTGAACCGGATCGTCCTTGGCATCGTGCCCGACGCGCCTGGCGGGACGTCCTACCGGGTCAGCCCGTACCTGTGCGGCCTTGATTGGGCCAAGGGCGCGAGCGCGTCCGTGAAGGGTCCGGTGGAAGTGTCGTGGAGCCGGACTGGCGACGTGGTGAGCATCGAAGCGCGCGCGCCCGAGGGCGTAGCGTTGCACTATGAGCCGAACAGCAGTCTCGCCGGACTCAACGTCACCTATAACGGCGAGGAATCCGTCAAAGATTGA
- a CDS encoding SGNH/GDSL hydrolase family protein, translated as MFLRVSVLLLLFSVPVTTAAQGYESGMPVPRILLVGDSWAGFPQALKSFDDALQDYPGLEDYVQLGYRTAIMGATTDDYLVTGLPLIEQELLRYPTLDIVTISLGGNDFLRGMEGYSRWRPTMTTEEEEVLFEAIESNIAQVVDFVLAMRPDIKVVIYSYTYSGRQRDDCTIEVGQRGFARFELHKRAIAEARDRVFYVHNFGLMQYHFGAPEVPDGLGGTLPALPPYTVPYPGGYPEYDPWPGGDPRYLAPPVALIDGDIHLTEAGYDLVARRCLDEFIAEWLSWPRALEIVPVAAGKGEAVFKVTFSQPVSGVDTGDFAAAEGEAGPAIPVLSVTGSDAVYLVTAAAGSAPETARLSLIDDDSIVDGENHPLGGPGTGAGFGNGDFTHDGPFAYDPVPAPADDDFDAALTFFDLVSTPYLDQLNGFSFHPDLCDANGGEVNIEDLTIGGNTMLERFEFGLIKACLDNPGLDFSARGGISHDAAAGFWAHNLAQMQSDLGGENGIAAQILPGMDTVMAGFLTLGDYDSVILPVLLLTFIAGQDDFPVDITAPNIANYQRPEQYFSWYGDADADGYRNRTEYHGCAQPKQQEDYLSAALDDTAVPTDPEYVPEELLWDFDLSDTDDDAALSLAEAQVTMPTLAPAVFDARDLDGDGLLSKAENMSAVAGHLLDEFEGLDRDLSGDINLMEAKRRALGFSQPLLSLFDGDRNGKLSEAELLSALITPGEGEGEGEGEGEGEGEGEGEGEGEGEGEGEGEGEGEGEGEGEGEGEGEGEGEGEGEGEGEGEGEGEGEGEGEGEGEREGEGEGEGEGEGEGEGEGEGEGEGEGEGEGEGEVGTHSADQ; from the coding sequence ATGTTCTTGCGTGTGTCTGTGTTGTTGCTCCTGTTCTCCGTACCCGTGACCACTGCAGCCCAGGGCTATGAGTCAGGCATGCCGGTACCGCGCATACTGCTGGTGGGCGACAGTTGGGCGGGCTTTCCCCAGGCCCTGAAATCCTTCGATGATGCGCTGCAGGACTACCCCGGCCTGGAAGATTACGTCCAGTTGGGCTATCGCACGGCGATCATGGGCGCGACGACGGATGATTACCTCGTGACGGGCCTGCCGCTGATCGAGCAGGAACTCCTGAGATATCCGACGCTGGATATCGTGACCATCAGCCTGGGCGGGAACGATTTCCTGCGCGGCATGGAAGGGTATTCCCGGTGGCGGCCGACAATGACCACGGAAGAGGAAGAAGTTCTGTTCGAAGCCATCGAATCGAACATAGCGCAGGTCGTAGACTTCGTGCTGGCGATGCGCCCGGATATCAAGGTCGTCATTTACAGCTACACGTACAGCGGGCGGCAGCGCGACGACTGCACGATTGAGGTCGGCCAGCGCGGATTTGCGCGATTCGAACTGCACAAGCGCGCCATCGCCGAGGCGCGGGACCGTGTCTTCTACGTACACAACTTCGGCCTGATGCAGTATCATTTCGGCGCGCCGGAAGTGCCGGACGGGCTGGGCGGCACGCTTCCCGCGCTGCCGCCGTACACGGTGCCATACCCCGGCGGCTACCCGGAATATGACCCCTGGCCGGGCGGCGACCCGCGGTATCTTGCGCCGCCGGTTGCGCTCATCGACGGGGATATCCACCTGACGGAGGCGGGCTACGACCTTGTGGCGCGCCGCTGCCTCGACGAATTCATCGCGGAATGGCTTTCCTGGCCGCGCGCGCTCGAAATAGTGCCCGTGGCCGCCGGGAAGGGGGAGGCTGTCTTCAAAGTGACGTTCAGCCAGCCGGTGTCGGGTGTCGACACGGGCGATTTCGCGGCGGCTGAGGGCGAGGCCGGCCCGGCAATTCCCGTGCTGAGCGTGACGGGTTCGGATGCGGTGTATCTCGTGACGGCCGCGGCGGGTTCGGCGCCCGAAACGGCGCGCCTGAGCCTCATCGACGACGACAGCATCGTGGACGGCGAGAATCACCCGCTGGGCGGGCCGGGCACGGGCGCGGGATTCGGCAACGGCGATTTCACCCATGACGGGCCGTTCGCGTACGACCCGGTCCCGGCGCCCGCGGATGACGACTTCGACGCGGCGTTAACCTTCTTCGACCTCGTCTCGACGCCGTATCTCGACCAGCTCAACGGCTTCAGTTTTCACCCGGACCTGTGCGACGCGAACGGCGGTGAAGTCAATATCGAGGATCTGACCATTGGCGGGAACACGATGCTCGAGAGGTTTGAGTTCGGGCTCATCAAGGCGTGTCTCGACAATCCCGGCCTGGATTTCAGCGCGCGCGGCGGCATCTCCCACGATGCGGCCGCCGGATTTTGGGCCCATAACCTCGCGCAGATGCAGTCGGACCTCGGTGGCGAAAACGGCATAGCCGCGCAGATCCTGCCCGGCATGGACACGGTCATGGCCGGGTTCTTGACGCTGGGCGACTATGATTCGGTGATCCTTCCGGTGCTCCTGTTGACGTTCATCGCGGGGCAGGACGACTTCCCCGTCGATATCACCGCGCCCAACATCGCCAACTACCAGCGGCCGGAGCAGTACTTCTCCTGGTACGGCGACGCCGACGCGGACGGTTACCGCAACCGCACGGAATACCACGGCTGCGCGCAACCGAAGCAGCAGGAAGACTATCTTTCCGCCGCGCTCGACGATACGGCCGTGCCAACAGACCCGGAATACGTGCCCGAGGAACTGCTGTGGGACTTCGATCTGTCCGATACGGACGACGACGCCGCGCTGTCCCTGGCGGAAGCGCAAGTCACGATGCCCACGCTTGCCCCCGCCGTGTTCGACGCACGGGACCTGGACGGCGACGGCCTGTTGAGCAAGGCGGAGAACATGTCCGCCGTGGCGGGTCATCTGTTGGATGAATTTGAGGGGCTTGACAGAGACCTGAGCGGCGATATCAACCTCATGGAAGCAAAGCGACGCGCGCTGGGCTTTTCGCAGCCGCTTTTGAGTCTTTTCGACGGAGACAGGAACGGCAAGCTGAGCGAGGCCGAACTCCTGAGCGCGTTGATCACGCCCGGCGAAGGCGAGGGTGAAGGCGAGGGCGAAGGCGAAGGTGAAGGTGAAGGTGAAGGTGAAGGTGAAGGTGAAGGTGAAGGTGAAGGTGAAGGGGAGGGTGAAGGTGAGGGCGAAGGTGAGGGTGAAGG
- a CDS encoding right-handed parallel beta-helix repeat-containing protein codes for MTRPRTTALGFPPNGPLCVPLVLLVFSSLAMPLAAESPDSRDVRAHGATGDGLADDTAAVQGAIDACAAAGGTVVFPPGAYRCGTLYLRSRVHLFLDHGATLLGSDNPEDYAPFEKIDFRNDADPETSFFQRSLLFGDGIERVAITGSGTIDANHVKRGGPKPIALKRCAFVEIRGIRILNAPNYAISLLGTDNVNIDGVTILNAFADGIDPDSCRNVRVSNCHIESVDDAIVPKASFSLGERRACENIVVTNCVLSTVCNGFKLGTESGGGFRRIAVSNCVITGFKDHRPAISGIALESVDGGDLDGIVVSNIVMDRVRAPVFIRLGNRGRDMGEPVPGTLRNVSVSNVVATRASLACSITGLPYARVQGVTLSDIRIHFIGGNPRQPDNEPVLELARVYPEAAMFGAMPAYGLYCRHVDDLALRNVVLDYADDFWRLTTDVYRDITWPENGGMPSHAEPAEAGHALFCEDVRHLRIDGFRARPSRDGAPAVYLTEVLDVSMDAAATEQASGNVRAE; via the coding sequence GTGACCCGCCCCAGGACAACCGCTCTTGGTTTCCCGCCCAATGGCCCCCTCTGCGTCCCGTTGGTCCTTTTGGTCTTCTCTTCTCTCGCCATGCCTCTGGCGGCCGAGTCGCCCGACTCCCGCGATGTTCGCGCCCACGGCGCAACCGGCGACGGTCTCGCCGATGACACCGCCGCCGTCCAAGGCGCGATCGATGCCTGCGCCGCGGCTGGCGGAACGGTCGTGTTCCCGCCGGGTGCGTACCGGTGCGGCACGCTCTACCTGCGCAGCCGTGTTCACTTGTTTCTTGACCACGGGGCCACGCTGCTCGGCAGCGACAATCCGGAAGATTACGCCCCCTTCGAGAAGATCGATTTCAGGAACGACGCCGACCCGGAAACCTCGTTTTTTCAGCGGTCGCTGCTTTTCGGCGACGGTATCGAGCGTGTCGCCATCACAGGCAGCGGGACGATCGACGCCAATCATGTCAAACGCGGCGGACCCAAGCCGATCGCCCTGAAACGCTGCGCATTCGTCGAAATCCGCGGGATTCGCATCCTGAACGCGCCGAACTACGCGATCAGCCTGCTCGGAACCGACAACGTGAACATCGACGGCGTAACGATCCTCAACGCCTTCGCCGACGGTATCGACCCGGACTCCTGCCGCAACGTGCGCGTCTCGAACTGCCATATCGAATCCGTCGACGACGCGATCGTGCCCAAAGCCAGCTTTTCACTCGGCGAACGGCGCGCCTGCGAAAACATTGTCGTGACGAATTGCGTGTTGTCCACCGTGTGCAACGGCTTCAAGCTGGGCACGGAATCCGGCGGGGGGTTCAGACGCATTGCCGTAAGCAATTGCGTCATTACCGGATTCAAGGATCACCGCCCGGCCATCTCGGGCATCGCGCTCGAATCCGTGGACGGCGGCGACCTCGACGGCATCGTGGTCTCGAACATTGTCATGGACCGCGTGCGCGCGCCGGTCTTCATCCGCCTAGGCAACCGCGGGCGGGACATGGGCGAGCCGGTCCCGGGCACGTTGCGCAACGTCAGCGTCAGCAACGTTGTCGCGACGCGCGCCTCGCTCGCGTGCAGCATCACCGGCCTGCCTTACGCGCGCGTGCAGGGCGTAACGTTGTCCGATATCCGAATCCATTTCATCGGCGGCAACCCACGCCAGCCGGATAACGAGCCAGTGCTCGAACTCGCGCGCGTCTACCCCGAAGCGGCCATGTTCGGCGCCATGCCCGCCTATGGCCTGTATTGCCGCCACGTGGACGACTTGGCGCTGCGCAACGTCGTCCTCGACTACGCCGACGATTTCTGGCGGCTCACGACCGACGTTTATCGCGATATCACGTGGCCCGAGAACGGCGGCATGCCTTCGCACGCGGAGCCCGCGGAGGCCGGGCATGCCCTGTTTTGCGAAGACGTGCGTCACTTGCGCATCGACGGGTTTCGGGCTCGCCCGAGCAGGGACGGCGCGCCGGCGGTCTATCTCACGGAAGTTCTCGACGTGAGCATGGACGCCGCCGCAACGGAGCAGGCATCGGGCAACGTCCGCGCAGAATAA